The following proteins come from a genomic window of Methanomicrobium sp. W14:
- a CDS encoding NusA-like transcription termination signal-binding factor: protein MQSTIGFKERRYIEELRIVTKSTALDCVMDDTYDRIIYVIKKGDMGFAIGKDGVNIKKLQKILGKRIEMVEENSDIKGFIENIFKPAHIGDVRADEESHKLNVYVESKSDLGIAIGKNGCNVEKARILTRRYFRKEIGEIFYEEGCEGK from the coding sequence ATGCAATCGACAATTGGATTTAAAGAGAGAAGATATATTGAAGAGTTGAGAATTGTCACAAAATCAACTGCACTTGACTGCGTTATGGATGATACATATGACAGAATAATATATGTTATAAAAAAGGGTGATATGGGGTTTGCGATAGGAAAAGACGGCGTGAACATAAAAAAACTTCAGAAAATCCTTGGCAAAAGAATAGAGATGGTTGAAGAAAACAGCGATATAAAAGGTTTTATTGAAAATATCTTCAAACCTGCTCATATTGGGGATGTCAGGGCCGACGAGGAATCCCATAAGCTCAATGTTTACGTTGAAAGCAAATCTGATTTAGGTATTGCAATCGGTAAAAACGGGTGCAATGTTGAAAAAGCACGTATTCTTACACGCAGGTATTTTAGGAAGGAAATTGGAGAAATTTTTTACGAGGAAGGTTGTGAAGGTAAATGA
- the hisE gene encoding phosphoribosyl-ATP diphosphatase — MNTDIFEEIWNTICTRVENPPEKSYVVDILTHRKGIDKALEKVGEEATEFIIAAKNDDYEQKVYEAADLFFHLMLALRGCNVEFSDVIAELERRRK, encoded by the coding sequence ATGAATACTGATATTTTTGAGGAAATCTGGAATACTATTTGTACCCGGGTGGAAAATCCTCCTGAAAAGAGTTATGTTGTTGATATTCTGACTCACAGAAAAGGGATTGACAAGGCTTTGGAGAAGGTCGGCGAGGAGGCAACGGAATTTATAATAGCCGCAAAAAACGATGACTATGAGCAGAAGGTCTATGAAGCCGCTGATTTGTTTTTTCACCTGATGCTTGCCCTCCGCGGGTGCAATGTTGAGTTCTCGGATGTTATTGCAGAGCTTGAAAGACGGCGCAAGTGA